CCGGGGGCCTTACGGTAGCGAACGGGCGGAACTGGAGAAATAATCCCGCATACCCCGCCCCGATCTCCGGAAAGCTAGGGCTAAACGATCTAAGGAGGTTAACATATGCCCCAGGAGATCTATTGCAGCGTCAACTCCTGCCACTACTGGGGGCAGGGCAACAGGTGCGAGGCGAACAAGATCATGGTCACCTCGGACTCCGCCGCCGATAACCTGCCCGACAATATCGACGCCCCAAAGCACCAGAGCATCCAGGCCACCCCGGCCAACACCTGTATGGAAACGTGCTGCAAGACCTTCGTTCCCAAGGGCTCCGGCAAGGTCCGCGTCGACGGCGTCACAAAGGGCGGCGCCCAGATGAAGGCGGGCGGCCCACAGGCCACTTGAAGGTATACCGGCGGGGCGACCGATACCATCGTCGAAGGCATCATCAACGACGAGACGGGTCCCGTACGTTAGCTTTCACGGCTATGGCAGGCCGGGGCGATCGCCCCGGCCTGCCGCCATAACGCAAAAACGAGACTCCGGAACCCGGGTTCCGAGGTTCTCTTCATCCAGGGCCGGGCAGTAGCAGCTTTTCCGCCAGGGTCGGTTCCGGCGCTTGGATCAAGATGAACCCTCCATCCGGCCACGCCCGAACGTCACCGCGCCCCGCGAAGTACTCACGCCCACCCGGGGTTACCGGAAGGCATCCTTGATATGCTCGATGTGGCATGCGCGGCCGATCCCGTCCAGGACCACGCCGACGACGTCGAAGCGGCAGAAAGCCTCGGGCTGCCCGGTCGCCAGCAGGTAACACTGGGCGGCGCGGCGCAGGCGCTGCTGTTTCCGCCGCGCGACGCTTTCCTCCGGCAAGCCGAAACCGGTTGAGGCGCGCGAGCGCACCTCAACAAATACCAACTCGTTAC
This sequence is a window from Thermoanaerobacterales bacterium. Protein-coding genes within it:
- a CDS encoding YraN family protein — encoded protein: MERKERGIQSEATVEAYLRRQGYRILARNFRCRMGELDLVALDGNELVFVEVRSRASTGFGLPEESVARRKQQRLRRAAQCYLLATGQPEAFCRFDVVGVVLDGIGRACHIEHIKDAFR
- a CDS encoding DUF1540 domain-containing protein gives rise to the protein MPQEIYCSVNSCHYWGQGNRCEANKIMVTSDSAADNLPDNIDAPKHQSIQATPANTCMETCCKTFVPKGSGKVRVDGVTKGGAQMKAGGPQAT